From the Clavibacter phaseoli genome, one window contains:
- the uvrC gene encoding excinuclease ABC subunit UvrC has protein sequence MARTDTVGYRPAAGEIPTSPGVYRFRDAADRVLYVGKANNLRARLANYFAPLESLHERTRRMVTSAAGVEWTVVGSEFEALQLEFTWIKEFDPPFNVKFRDDKSYPYLAVTLGEDHPRVMVTRNRKIRGAKYFGPYTKVWAIRETVDHLLKVFPMRSCSESTFKRARQTNRPCLLGDIGRCAAPCVGRVSEEEHREIADDFVSFMAGNDSKYVGQLTQRMKDAAAEMDYEAAARHRDDIGALEAALSKTAVVFDDRVDADVFGIAADELAAAVQQFMVRGGRIRGTRTWVVDKELDIGIGELVETVLHNAYEDEAHPPREVLVPELPADAAELELWLSQRRAAGEDDGTVRRGRPSSWQVDLRVAQRGDKAALAHTAATNAQNALMLYKTRRSSDFTTRSKALADIQEALGMPDAPLRMECYDVSHLSGTNIVASMVVFEDGLPRKDQYRRFNIADSTDDTESIHQVITRRLAYLGKEADVPADAAPPELGEAPPVNKFSYSPNLLIVDGGQPQVAAAQRALEESGVTGIQLAGIAKRLEEIWLPDSDYPIILPRNSDALFLIQRIRDEAHRFAITHQRARRKRDITSVLNEIPGLGPSRVQRLLQQFGSVAKLKQAEVEEIAAVRTIGPTLAQSVYERLRS, from the coding sequence ATGGCCCGCACCGACACCGTCGGCTACCGCCCGGCGGCGGGGGAGATCCCCACGTCGCCGGGCGTGTACCGCTTCCGCGACGCCGCGGACCGCGTCCTCTACGTGGGCAAGGCGAACAACCTCCGCGCCCGGCTCGCCAACTACTTCGCGCCCCTGGAGAGCCTGCACGAGCGCACGCGCCGGATGGTCACGTCGGCGGCCGGCGTCGAGTGGACCGTGGTCGGCAGCGAGTTCGAGGCGCTCCAGCTCGAGTTCACGTGGATCAAGGAGTTCGACCCGCCCTTCAACGTCAAGTTCCGGGACGACAAGTCGTATCCCTACCTGGCGGTGACCCTGGGCGAGGACCACCCGCGGGTCATGGTCACCCGCAACCGGAAGATCCGCGGCGCCAAGTACTTCGGCCCGTACACGAAGGTGTGGGCCATCCGCGAGACCGTCGACCACCTGCTGAAGGTGTTCCCGATGCGCTCCTGCTCGGAGAGCACGTTCAAGCGGGCCCGGCAGACGAACCGGCCCTGCCTGCTCGGCGACATCGGGCGCTGCGCCGCCCCGTGCGTCGGTCGCGTCTCGGAGGAGGAGCACCGCGAGATCGCGGACGACTTCGTGAGCTTCATGGCGGGCAACGACTCGAAGTACGTCGGCCAGCTCACGCAGCGGATGAAGGACGCCGCCGCGGAGATGGACTACGAGGCCGCCGCCCGCCACCGCGACGACATCGGCGCGCTCGAGGCCGCCCTCTCCAAGACCGCCGTCGTGTTCGACGACCGGGTCGACGCCGACGTCTTCGGCATCGCGGCCGACGAGCTCGCCGCGGCCGTGCAGCAGTTCATGGTCCGCGGCGGCCGCATCCGGGGCACGCGCACCTGGGTCGTCGACAAGGAGCTCGACATCGGCATCGGCGAGCTCGTCGAGACCGTGCTGCACAACGCCTACGAGGACGAGGCGCACCCGCCGCGCGAGGTCCTCGTCCCCGAGCTGCCCGCCGACGCCGCCGAGCTCGAGCTGTGGCTCAGCCAGCGGCGCGCCGCGGGGGAGGACGACGGCACCGTGCGCCGCGGCCGCCCGAGCTCCTGGCAGGTCGACCTCCGCGTCGCCCAGCGCGGCGACAAGGCGGCGCTCGCGCACACCGCCGCCACGAACGCGCAGAACGCGCTCATGCTCTACAAGACGCGCCGCAGCTCCGACTTCACCACGCGGTCGAAGGCCCTCGCCGACATCCAGGAGGCGCTGGGCATGCCCGACGCCCCGCTGCGCATGGAGTGCTACGACGTCTCGCATCTGAGCGGCACCAACATCGTCGCGTCCATGGTCGTCTTCGAGGACGGCCTGCCGCGCAAGGACCAGTACCGCCGCTTCAACATCGCCGACTCCACGGACGACACGGAGTCGATCCACCAGGTCATCACGCGCCGGCTCGCCTACCTCGGCAAGGAGGCGGATGTCCCCGCCGACGCCGCGCCGCCGGAGCTCGGCGAGGCGCCGCCCGTCAACAAGTTCTCCTACAGCCCGAACCTGCTCATCGTCGACGGCGGCCAACCGCAGGTCGCCGCGGCCCAGCGGGCGCTCGAGGAGTCGGGCGTCACGGGCATCCAGCTGGCCGGCATCGCCAAGCGCCTCGAGGAGATCTGGCTGCCGGACTCCGACTACCCGATCATCCTGCCGCGCAACAGCGACGCCCTGTTCCTCATCCAGCGCATCCGCGACGAGGCGCACCGGTTCGCCATCACGCACCAGCGGGCCCGCCGGAAGCGCGACATCACGTCGGTGCTCAACGAGATCCCGGGGCTCGGCCCGTCGCGCGTGCAGCGGCTGCTGCAGCAGTTCGGATCCGTGGCCAAGCTCAAGCAGGCCGAGGTCGAGGAGATCGCGGCCGTCCGCACCATCGGGCCGACGCTGGCGCAGTCCGTCTACGAGCGGCTCCGCTCGTGA
- the rapZ gene encoding RNase adapter RapZ: MSVEIPQQDVMIVTGMSGAGRSTVGNALEDLGWYVVDNLPPQMLKPLVELAGRAGTSLPKIAAVVDVRGGDFFSELRDILQTFGTGPRLRVLFLEATDAALVRRFEQVRRPHPLQGNGTLLDGIAAERARMIEIREASDLVIDTSELNIHQLATAITEQFSGADDAGVRVTVMSFGFKYGTPADADMVADMRFLPNPFWTPELRPLTGRDKAVSDYVLGQEGAEEFVHAYARALAPVLAGYQRENKRHATIAIGCTGGKHRSVAVAEELSSLLRALPGVAVSTKHRDLGRE, from the coding sequence ATGAGCGTGGAGATCCCCCAGCAGGACGTCATGATCGTGACGGGGATGTCCGGCGCGGGCCGCTCCACCGTCGGCAACGCGCTGGAGGACCTCGGCTGGTACGTGGTCGACAACCTCCCGCCGCAGATGCTCAAGCCGCTCGTCGAGCTGGCCGGCCGCGCGGGCACCTCGCTGCCGAAGATCGCGGCCGTGGTCGACGTGCGCGGCGGCGACTTCTTCTCCGAGCTCCGCGACATCCTGCAGACCTTCGGGACGGGACCGCGCCTGCGCGTCCTCTTCCTCGAGGCCACGGACGCCGCGCTCGTGCGCCGCTTCGAGCAGGTGCGCCGCCCGCACCCGCTCCAGGGCAACGGCACGCTGCTCGACGGCATCGCGGCCGAGCGCGCCCGCATGATCGAGATCCGCGAGGCCAGCGACCTCGTCATCGACACGTCCGAGCTCAACATCCACCAGCTCGCCACGGCGATCACCGAGCAGTTCAGCGGCGCCGACGACGCGGGCGTGCGCGTCACCGTCATGAGCTTCGGCTTCAAGTACGGCACCCCGGCGGACGCCGACATGGTGGCCGACATGCGCTTCCTCCCCAACCCGTTCTGGACCCCCGAGCTCCGTCCGCTCACGGGTCGCGACAAGGCCGTCAGCGACTACGTGCTGGGCCAGGAGGGCGCCGAGGAGTTCGTCCACGCGTACGCCCGGGCGCTCGCCCCGGTGCTCGCCGGGTATCAGCGGGAGAACAAGAGACACGCTACGATCGCTATCGGCTGTACCGGCGGCAAGCACCGCTCGGTGGCCGTCGCCGAGGAGCTCTCCAGCCTCCTCCGCGCCCTTCCCGGCGTCGCTGTCAGCACCAAGCACCGCGACCTCGGCCGGGAGTAG
- the whiA gene encoding DNA-binding protein WhiA, whose product MPLTSDVKEELSRVEVSKTTVRAAELATILRFSGGLHLISNRIAVESELDTPLLARRVRKDLAELYGVRSDISVIPASGMRRATHYLVRVMEGGETLARQTGLLDARRRPIRGLPNRLTTGSREEIAAVWRGAFLAAGTLTDPGRSAALEVTCPGNEAAMALVGAAGRLDVSAKAREVRGVHRVVIRDGDAIGQMLRVMGAQGTVVNWEEMRQRREVRATANRLVNFDDANLRRSAQAAVAACARVERAMEILGPDIPEHLKYAGDLRLRFRDSSLDELGHHADPPMTKDAVAGRIRRLLAMADKKAVDEGLPGTDANLPADLDDV is encoded by the coding sequence TTGCCTCTGACCTCGGACGTCAAGGAAGAACTGTCACGCGTCGAGGTCAGCAAGACCACGGTGAGGGCTGCCGAGCTGGCCACGATCCTGCGCTTCTCCGGCGGGCTGCACCTCATCTCGAACCGCATCGCCGTCGAGTCGGAGCTGGACACGCCGCTCCTCGCCCGCCGCGTCCGCAAGGACCTGGCCGAGCTCTACGGCGTGCGCAGCGACATCTCCGTCATCCCCGCGTCCGGCATGCGCCGCGCCACCCACTACCTGGTCCGCGTGATGGAGGGCGGCGAGACGCTCGCCCGCCAGACCGGCCTGCTCGACGCGCGACGTCGCCCCATCCGCGGCCTGCCGAACCGCCTCACCACGGGCTCCCGAGAGGAGATCGCGGCCGTCTGGCGGGGTGCGTTCCTCGCCGCCGGCACGCTCACGGACCCCGGCCGCTCCGCAGCGCTCGAGGTCACCTGCCCCGGCAACGAGGCCGCCATGGCCCTCGTCGGCGCCGCCGGCCGGCTGGACGTCAGCGCCAAGGCGCGCGAGGTCCGCGGCGTCCACCGCGTCGTCATCCGCGACGGCGACGCCATCGGCCAGATGCTGCGCGTCATGGGCGCGCAGGGCACGGTCGTGAACTGGGAGGAGATGCGCCAGCGCCGCGAGGTGCGGGCCACCGCCAACCGCCTCGTCAACTTCGACGACGCCAACCTCCGCCGCTCGGCGCAGGCCGCCGTCGCCGCCTGCGCGCGCGTGGAGCGGGCCATGGAGATCCTCGGCCCGGACATCCCGGAGCACCTCAAGTACGCGGGCGACCTGCGCCTGCGCTTCCGCGACTCCAGCCTCGACGAGCTGGGCCACCACGCCGACCCGCCGATGACGAAGGACGCCGTCGCCGGCCGCATCCGCCGCCTGCTCGCGATGGCCGACAAGAAGGCCGTCGACGAGGGCCTGCCCGGCACCGACGCGAACCTCCCGGCCGACCTCGACGACGTCTGA
- a CDS encoding superoxide dismutase has protein sequence MADYTLVDLPYDYSALEPSISGRIMELHHDKHHKTYVDGANTALVKLQEARDAGDLTFVNKLQKDLAFNLAGHVNHTVFWNNLSPDGGDKPTGELAAAIDEFFGSYDKFQAHFTASALGIQGSGWSILAWDSLGEKLIIEQLYDHQGNLAAATVPILLLDMWEHAFYLDYVNVKADYVKAFWNIVNWADVQARFDAARTKTQGLFLLS, from the coding sequence ATGGCTGACTACACTCTCGTCGACCTCCCGTACGACTACTCGGCCCTCGAGCCGAGCATCAGCGGCCGCATCATGGAGCTGCACCACGACAAGCACCACAAGACGTACGTCGACGGCGCCAACACCGCCCTCGTCAAGCTGCAGGAGGCGCGCGACGCCGGCGACCTGACCTTCGTCAACAAGCTGCAGAAGGACCTCGCGTTCAACCTCGCGGGCCACGTGAACCACACGGTCTTCTGGAACAACCTCAGCCCGGACGGCGGCGACAAGCCCACCGGCGAGCTGGCCGCCGCCATCGACGAGTTCTTCGGCTCGTACGACAAGTTCCAGGCGCACTTCACCGCGTCCGCCCTCGGCATCCAGGGCTCCGGCTGGAGCATCCTCGCGTGGGACTCGCTCGGCGAGAAGCTCATCATCGAGCAGCTGTACGACCACCAGGGCAACCTCGCCGCGGCGACCGTCCCGATCCTGCTGCTCGACATGTGGGAGCACGCCTTCTACCTCGACTACGTCAACGTCAAGGCCGACTACGTCAAGGCGTTCTGGAACATCGTCAACTGGGCCGACGTGCAGGCGCGCTTCGACGCCGCCCGCACGAAGACGCAGGGCCTCTTCCTCCTCTCGTAG
- the gap gene encoding type I glyceraldehyde-3-phosphate dehydrogenase: protein MTVKIGINGFGRIGRNYFRAALAKGSDIEIVAVNDLTDNKALAHLLKYDSITGRLDATVELDGDNIVVNGKAIRVLEERDPANLPWGELGVEIVIESTGRFTKAEDARKHITAGAKKVLVSAPATGDNVATLVLGVNEGTYDPAVHDVISNASCTTNCLAPLAKVFLDEFGIERGLMTTVHAYTADQNLQDGPHSDLRRARAAAVNIIPTSTGAAKALGLVIPELVGKLDGYALRVPVPTGSITDLTIETTANVTVEQVNAAYKAAAEGPLKGILKYTEDPIVSSDIVNDPHSSIFDAGLTKVIGSQVKVASWYDNEWGYSNRLVDLTEYVADRL, encoded by the coding sequence GTGACCGTCAAGATCGGCATCAACGGCTTCGGCCGCATCGGCCGCAACTACTTCCGCGCAGCGCTCGCCAAGGGCAGCGACATCGAGATCGTCGCCGTCAACGACCTCACCGACAACAAGGCGCTCGCGCACCTGCTCAAGTACGACTCCATCACGGGCCGCCTGGACGCCACCGTCGAGCTCGACGGCGACAACATCGTCGTCAACGGCAAGGCCATCCGCGTCCTCGAGGAGCGCGACCCCGCGAACCTCCCCTGGGGCGAGCTGGGCGTCGAGATCGTCATCGAGTCCACCGGCCGCTTCACGAAGGCGGAGGACGCGCGCAAGCACATCACCGCCGGCGCCAAGAAGGTCCTCGTCTCCGCGCCCGCCACGGGCGACAACGTCGCGACCCTGGTCCTCGGCGTCAACGAGGGCACCTACGACCCCGCCGTCCACGACGTCATCTCCAACGCGTCGTGCACCACGAACTGCCTCGCGCCCCTCGCCAAGGTCTTCCTCGACGAGTTCGGCATCGAGCGCGGCCTCATGACGACGGTCCACGCCTACACGGCCGACCAGAACCTGCAGGACGGCCCGCACAGCGACCTGCGCCGCGCGCGCGCCGCCGCCGTCAACATCATCCCCACGTCGACCGGTGCCGCGAAGGCGCTCGGCCTCGTGATCCCCGAGCTCGTCGGCAAGCTCGACGGCTACGCCCTCCGCGTGCCCGTGCCCACCGGCTCGATCACCGACCTCACCATCGAGACCACGGCGAACGTCACGGTCGAGCAGGTCAACGCCGCCTACAAGGCCGCGGCCGAGGGCCCCCTCAAGGGCATCCTCAAGTACACCGAGGACCCGATCGTCTCGAGCGACATCGTCAACGACCCGCACTCCTCGATCTTCGACGCGGGCCTCACCAAGGTCATCGGCTCGCAGGTCAAGGTCGCGTCGTGGTACGACAACGAGTGGGGCTACTCCAACCGCCTCGTCGACCTCACCGAGTACGTCGCCGATCGCCTGTAA
- a CDS encoding phosphoglycerate kinase, producing MALRTIDSLGDLRGRRVIVRCDLNVPLKDGVIGDDGRIRASLGTLAGLREAGARVVVISHLGRPDGTPDEKYSLRPVAARLGELLGTDVAFASDTVGDSARAAVDALGDGDVVVLENLRFHAEETSKDETVRRGFAESIAGLGDAFVSDGFGVVHRKQASVFELAQALPSAAGSLIASELEVLDRLTENPERPYTVVLGGSKVSDKLGVIGHLLPRVDSLLIGGGMLFTFLKAQGHEVGASLLEEDQVETVKGYLAEAEERGVTIVLPTDVVVADGFSADAAHEVTRADAIEGTPAGAKGLGLDIGPETADAFATIIRGSTTVFWNGPMGVFELEPFAAGTKTVADALTRVEGLSVVGGGDSAAAVRALGFDDDRFGHISTGGGASLEFLEGKRLPGLEVLGWQ from the coding sequence GTGGCACTCCGCACCATCGACTCCCTGGGGGATCTGCGGGGGCGCCGCGTCATCGTGCGCTGCGACCTCAACGTCCCCCTGAAGGACGGCGTGATCGGCGACGACGGGCGCATCCGCGCCTCGCTGGGGACCCTCGCGGGTCTCCGCGAGGCCGGTGCCCGCGTCGTCGTCATCTCGCACCTCGGCCGTCCCGACGGCACGCCGGACGAGAAGTACAGCCTGCGTCCCGTGGCGGCCCGCCTCGGCGAGCTGCTCGGGACCGACGTGGCCTTCGCCTCCGACACCGTGGGCGACTCCGCCCGCGCGGCCGTCGACGCCCTCGGCGACGGCGACGTCGTCGTGCTCGAGAACCTCCGCTTCCACGCGGAGGAGACCAGCAAGGACGAGACGGTGCGCCGCGGCTTCGCCGAGTCGATCGCCGGGCTCGGCGACGCGTTCGTCTCCGACGGCTTCGGCGTCGTCCACCGCAAGCAGGCCAGCGTGTTCGAGCTGGCGCAGGCGCTGCCCAGCGCCGCCGGCTCGCTCATCGCGAGCGAGCTCGAGGTGCTCGACCGCCTGACGGAGAACCCGGAGCGGCCGTACACGGTCGTCCTCGGCGGATCCAAGGTGTCCGACAAGCTCGGCGTCATCGGCCACCTGCTGCCGCGCGTCGACTCGCTGCTCATCGGCGGCGGGATGCTCTTCACGTTCCTCAAGGCCCAGGGCCACGAGGTGGGCGCGAGCCTCCTCGAGGAGGACCAGGTCGAGACCGTCAAGGGCTACCTGGCCGAGGCCGAGGAGCGCGGCGTCACGATCGTGCTCCCGACCGACGTGGTCGTCGCCGACGGGTTCTCCGCCGACGCCGCCCACGAGGTGACGCGCGCCGACGCCATCGAGGGGACGCCCGCGGGCGCGAAGGGCCTCGGGCTCGACATCGGCCCCGAGACCGCCGACGCGTTCGCCACGATCATCCGCGGTTCCACGACGGTGTTCTGGAACGGCCCCATGGGCGTCTTCGAGCTGGAGCCGTTCGCGGCGGGCACGAAGACGGTCGCCGACGCGCTCACCCGCGTCGAGGGCCTCTCCGTGGTGGGTGGCGGCGACAGCGCCGCGGCCGTCCGCGCGCTCGGATTCGATGATGACCGCTTCGGTCACATCTCGACCGGAGGCGGCGCGAGCCTCGAGTTCCTCGAGGGGAAGCGCCTGCCGGGACTGGAGGTCCTCGGATGGCAGTGA
- the tpiA gene encoding triose-phosphate isomerase yields the protein MAVTDRPQGRTPLIAGNWKMNLDHLQAIAFVQKLAWSLKDAKHDYAEAEVAVFPPATDIRSVQTLVSADKLELAYGAQDVSEHESGAYTGEISGAFLAQLACRYVIVGHSERRTLHGETDEQVAAKSAAAVKHGIVPVICVGETAADLEEHGASAVPVAQLRVALQGLPKGADVVVAYEPVWAIGSGQAATPEQAQQVAAPLRAVVAELLGDEAAKATRILYGGSVKSGNIAGFLREPDVDGALVGGASLDVQEFSAIARFRSHVGV from the coding sequence ATGGCAGTGACCGATCGCCCGCAGGGGCGCACGCCCCTCATCGCGGGCAACTGGAAGATGAACCTGGACCACCTCCAGGCCATCGCCTTCGTGCAGAAGCTCGCGTGGAGCCTCAAGGACGCGAAGCACGACTACGCGGAGGCGGAGGTCGCGGTGTTCCCGCCGGCCACCGACATCCGCAGCGTGCAGACGCTCGTCTCGGCCGACAAGCTCGAGCTCGCCTACGGCGCGCAGGACGTGTCCGAGCACGAGTCGGGCGCGTACACGGGGGAGATCTCCGGGGCGTTCCTGGCGCAGCTCGCCTGCCGCTACGTCATCGTGGGCCACTCCGAGCGGCGCACGCTGCACGGCGAGACCGACGAGCAGGTGGCCGCCAAGTCCGCGGCCGCCGTGAAGCACGGCATCGTCCCGGTGATCTGCGTCGGCGAGACCGCGGCGGACCTCGAGGAGCACGGTGCCAGCGCGGTCCCCGTGGCCCAGCTGCGCGTCGCGCTGCAGGGGCTGCCGAAGGGCGCCGACGTGGTCGTCGCCTACGAGCCCGTCTGGGCCATCGGGTCCGGCCAGGCCGCGACGCCCGAGCAGGCCCAGCAGGTCGCGGCGCCGCTCCGTGCGGTCGTCGCCGAGCTCCTCGGCGACGAGGCCGCGAAGGCCACGCGCATCCTCTACGGCGGCTCGGTCAAGTCCGGCAACATCGCGGGCTTCCTCCGCGAGCCGGACGTCGACGGCGCCCTCGTCGGCGGCGCCAGCCTCGACGTGCAGGAGTTCTCCGCGATCGCGCGGTTCCGCTCCCACGTCGGCGTCTGA
- the secG gene encoding preprotein translocase subunit SecG: MEILQVVLQVVLGITSLLLTMLILLHKGRGGGLSDMFGGGTTSSLGSSGVAERNLNRITVILGLVWVTCIVVLGLITKFDTGL; this comes from the coding sequence GTGGAAATCCTCCAGGTAGTCCTGCAGGTGGTTCTGGGAATCACCAGCCTCCTGCTGACCATGCTCATCCTCCTGCACAAGGGGCGGGGCGGCGGTCTGTCCGACATGTTCGGGGGCGGCACCACGTCGAGCCTCGGCTCATCGGGCGTGGCCGAGCGGAACCTGAACCGCATCACCGTCATCCTCGGCCTCGTCTGGGTCACGTGCATCGTGGTCCTGGGGCTCATCACCAAGTTCGACACCGGATTGTAG
- a CDS encoding RNA polymerase-binding protein RbpA has translation MASGGSAIRGSRVGAGPMGEQDRGFHAERISISYWDALGNETVRHFAANLPEEEIPVTIDSPQSGLPAGRDKANPPSVAKLEPYKTHLAYVKERRSEEEASQLLEEALEQLRARRGTVKATK, from the coding sequence ATGGCATCAGGAGGAAGCGCCATCCGCGGTTCGCGCGTCGGCGCGGGCCCCATGGGCGAGCAGGACCGTGGCTTCCACGCGGAGCGCATCTCGATCTCGTACTGGGACGCCCTCGGCAACGAGACCGTCCGCCACTTCGCGGCGAACCTGCCCGAGGAGGAGATCCCCGTCACGATCGACTCGCCCCAGTCGGGTCTGCCCGCCGGGCGCGACAAGGCCAACCCGCCGTCGGTCGCCAAGCTCGAGCCGTACAAGACGCACCTCGCGTACGTGAAGGAGCGCCGCAGCGAGGAGGAGGCGAGCCAGCTCCTCGAGGAGGCGCTGGAGCAGCTCCGCGCCCGCCGCGGGACGGTCAAGGCCACCAAGTAG
- the pgl gene encoding 6-phosphogluconolactonase — protein sequence MTTNDRRVLVHPDKKAMTGSVAARFLTKLVDILDEEETANVVLTGGTVGPSILAAVNESAARDSVDWTRVHFWFGDERWLPQGDPERNDTTVREALLDHIELPVENVHAMGASDAGLSLDEAVAAYTAELAAHANGDTALPRFDITFLGVGPDGHVASLFPDSDGIRTMDAAVIPVRNSPKPPAERISLTLPVLNSSLRIWMVLAGPDKAFALGLALAGADRTEVPVAGIKGRKRTVFFIDREAAADVPENLMLSSY from the coding sequence ATGACCACGAACGACCGCAGGGTGCTCGTGCACCCCGACAAGAAGGCCATGACCGGCTCCGTCGCCGCGCGCTTCCTCACGAAGCTCGTCGACATCCTGGATGAGGAGGAGACGGCCAACGTCGTCCTCACCGGGGGGACGGTCGGCCCGAGCATCCTCGCGGCCGTCAACGAGTCCGCGGCGCGCGACAGCGTCGACTGGACCCGCGTGCACTTCTGGTTCGGCGACGAGCGGTGGCTGCCCCAGGGCGACCCCGAGCGCAACGACACCACGGTGCGCGAGGCCCTGCTCGACCACATCGAGCTGCCCGTGGAGAACGTCCACGCGATGGGCGCGAGCGACGCCGGCCTCAGCCTCGACGAGGCCGTGGCCGCGTACACGGCGGAGCTCGCCGCGCACGCGAACGGCGACACCGCGCTCCCCCGGTTCGACATCACGTTCCTCGGCGTCGGGCCGGACGGGCACGTGGCGTCGCTCTTCCCGGACAGCGACGGCATCCGCACCATGGACGCCGCCGTGATCCCCGTGCGCAACTCGCCCAAGCCGCCGGCGGAGCGCATCTCGCTCACCCTGCCGGTGCTGAACTCGTCGCTCCGCATCTGGATGGTGCTCGCGGGTCCCGACAAGGCGTTCGCGCTCGGTCTCGCGCTCGCGGGCGCCGACCGCACCGAGGTGCCCGTCGCGGGCATCAAGGGACGCAAGCGCACGGTGTTCTTCATCGACCGCGAGGCCGCCGCGGACGTGCCGGAGAACCTGATGCTGTCGTCGTACTGA